The proteins below are encoded in one region of Aquisphaera giovannonii:
- a CDS encoding iron-containing alcohol dehydrogenase family protein — MELVTRVNIPSVVRVKPGALDRLGLYLRRSGHSPAVLLSSQGLVPEYLERAERSLAEHGIERLETVEVAEASFEFASSLFTRLPGKAAAVVGLGGGKALDVAKYVAFLARRPYYATPTSLSNDGFCSPQSSLTIAGRRRSLAAALPHAVVLDLDVCGQAPRPLWLSGIGDLVCKLTAIFDWKLAFRRQGLPVNDFAALLSDATVYQFLAQPSFDREGARLLGTALMLNGVAMEICGSSRPASGSEHLISHALDGISKRPRLHGLQVGVATYLVSLLQENQSERIGRVLDETGFWEAVRSDPFSLAEWRQAIRLAPAIKEDFFTILSEPGALDEAERLLTADPRLRACFAD; from the coding sequence ATGGAGCTGGTGACTCGCGTGAACATCCCCTCCGTGGTCCGCGTCAAGCCCGGCGCGCTCGACCGGCTGGGGCTCTACCTCCGGCGCTCGGGGCACTCGCCGGCGGTCCTGCTGTCCAGCCAGGGGCTCGTGCCCGAGTACCTCGAGCGGGCGGAGCGGAGCCTCGCCGAGCACGGCATCGAGCGGCTCGAGACGGTCGAGGTGGCCGAGGCCAGCTTCGAGTTCGCCTCGTCCCTGTTCACCCGGCTGCCGGGGAAGGCGGCGGCGGTCGTCGGCCTCGGCGGCGGCAAGGCGCTGGACGTCGCCAAGTACGTCGCGTTCCTCGCCCGCCGGCCGTACTACGCCACGCCGACGTCGCTCTCCAACGACGGGTTCTGCAGCCCGCAGTCGAGCCTCACGATCGCCGGCCGCCGGCGATCCCTGGCGGCCGCCCTGCCCCACGCGGTCGTGCTGGACCTGGACGTCTGCGGGCAGGCGCCCAGGCCGCTCTGGCTCTCGGGGATCGGCGACCTCGTCTGCAAGCTGACGGCGATCTTCGACTGGAAGCTCGCCTTCCGCCGCCAGGGCCTGCCCGTCAACGACTTCGCGGCGCTGCTCTCGGACGCCACCGTCTACCAGTTCCTGGCGCAGCCGTCGTTCGACCGGGAGGGGGCCCGGCTGCTCGGCACGGCCCTGATGCTCAACGGAGTGGCCATGGAGATCTGCGGGTCCTCGCGCCCGGCCAGCGGGAGCGAGCACCTGATCTCGCACGCGCTCGACGGGATCTCGAAGCGGCCGAGGCTCCACGGCCTCCAGGTGGGCGTGGCCACCTACCTGGTGAGCCTGCTCCAGGAGAATCAGAGCGAGCGGATCGGCCGCGTGCTCGACGAGACCGGCTTCTGGGAGGCCGTCCGCTCCGACCCGTTCTCCCTGGCGGAATGGAGGCAGGCCATCCGCCTGGCGCCGGCCATCAAGGAGGACTTCTTCACGATCCTCTCCGAGCCCGGCGCCCTCGACGAGGCCGAGCGGCTCCTCACCGCGGACCCGCGGCTGCGGGCGTGCTTCGCGGATTGA
- a CDS encoding flavin reductase family protein, with product MTETHFYEPSRGHRLPHDPFKAIVAPRPIGWISTRDRGGRVNLAPYSFFNAFCDDPPIVGFSSQGRKDSLRNAEESGEFVANLATRALAEAVNLSSAPVARGVDEMAMAGLTPAPCRLVAAPRVGESPAALECKVIRVVRLADMHGEETSNFLVLGQVVGVHIDPAYLKDGLFDMTMARTIARCGYRGDYAEVDHLFEMVRPQSG from the coding sequence ATGACGGAGACCCACTTCTACGAGCCCTCCCGCGGGCACCGGCTGCCGCACGACCCGTTCAAGGCGATCGTCGCGCCCCGGCCGATCGGCTGGATCTCGACGAGGGACCGGGGGGGCCGGGTGAACCTGGCCCCCTACAGCTTCTTCAACGCCTTCTGCGACGATCCGCCGATCGTCGGGTTCAGCAGCCAGGGCCGGAAGGACAGCCTGCGGAACGCGGAGGAGAGCGGCGAGTTCGTCGCCAACCTGGCGACGCGAGCCCTCGCGGAGGCGGTCAACCTCAGCTCGGCGCCGGTCGCCCGCGGGGTGGACGAGATGGCGATGGCCGGCCTGACGCCCGCGCCCTGCCGCCTCGTCGCGGCCCCGCGCGTGGGCGAGTCGCCGGCGGCCCTGGAGTGCAAGGTGATCCGCGTCGTCCGCCTCGCGGACATGCACGGCGAGGAGACGAGCAACTTCCTCGTGCTCGGCCAGGTCGTCGGCGTCCACATCGACCCGGCGTACCTGAAGGACGGGCTCTTCGACATGACGATGGCCCGGACGATCGCGCGTTGCGGCTACCGCGGCGACTACGCGGAGGTCGATCACCTCTTCGAGATGGTCCGGCCGCAGTCCGGGTGA
- a CDS encoding endonuclease/exonuclease/phosphatase family protein: MSDMGPLRYRIVDGVATPVPEKPRPSPAQLARAATRIACWTYAAVMVGSWALSRFSPASSWPVHMLLYGPIWVTALPAAALVPLAAWARQRWSAAALALALLGFLGVSGFNVPWDALLGASPAEHSRTLRILTCNVQRRDLKVEALAELVRRERPDVICLQDSRLREPIAALGLEGWHARVSGEFGLVSRYPIEGFEELRPPDEPGRLVAVRARLARPEGVVPIVVVRLMTPRRGLAPIAKRDVAGLAAFRDVAEIQRLESGLLRRWVENATGAFVIAGDFNLTAEQPPFRRDWSMYRDAFQWSGWGFGHTMFGSVMRLPVGVRIDHVLCGPAWRPRRSAIGPDVGSEHRPLIADLVEDL; this comes from the coding sequence ATGAGTGACATGGGTCCCCTCCGCTACCGGATCGTCGACGGCGTCGCCACGCCCGTCCCGGAGAAGCCTCGCCCGTCCCCGGCCCAGCTCGCCCGGGCCGCGACGCGGATCGCCTGCTGGACGTACGCGGCCGTGATGGTCGGCTCCTGGGCGTTGAGCCGGTTCTCGCCCGCGTCGTCCTGGCCGGTCCACATGCTGCTGTATGGCCCCATCTGGGTGACAGCTTTGCCCGCGGCTGCCCTCGTCCCGCTCGCGGCCTGGGCGCGGCAGCGATGGTCCGCGGCGGCCCTGGCCCTGGCGCTGCTGGGGTTCCTCGGCGTCTCGGGGTTCAACGTCCCCTGGGACGCCCTCCTGGGCGCGTCGCCCGCGGAGCACAGCCGCACCCTGCGGATCCTGACCTGCAACGTGCAGCGGAGGGACCTGAAGGTGGAGGCGCTCGCGGAGCTGGTGCGGCGGGAGCGCCCGGACGTGATCTGCCTCCAGGACAGCCGCCTCCGGGAGCCCATCGCGGCGCTGGGGCTGGAGGGCTGGCACGCGCGGGTCTCCGGCGAGTTCGGCCTGGTCAGCCGCTATCCGATCGAGGGCTTCGAGGAGCTTCGCCCCCCCGACGAACCCGGCCGGCTCGTCGCGGTCCGGGCCCGCCTGGCCCGCCCCGAGGGGGTCGTGCCGATCGTCGTCGTCCGCCTGATGACGCCCCGCCGCGGGCTGGCCCCGATCGCCAAGAGGGACGTGGCCGGCCTCGCCGCATTCCGCGACGTCGCCGAGATCCAGCGGCTCGAATCGGGGCTGCTCCGCCGCTGGGTCGAGAACGCGACCGGGGCCTTCGTGATCGCCGGGGACTTCAACCTGACGGCCGAGCAGCCGCCCTTCCGGCGAGACTGGTCCATGTACCGCGACGCGTTCCAGTGGTCGGGATGGGGCTTCGGGCACACGATGTTCGGCAGCGTGATGCGGCTCCCGGTCGGCGTGCGGATCGACCACGTCCTCTGCGGGCCGGCCTGGCGCCCCCGCCGCTCCGCGATCGGCCCCGACGTCGGCTCCGAGCATCGGCCCCTCATCGCGGACCTCGTCGAGGACCTGTAG
- a CDS encoding helix-turn-helix transcriptional regulator — protein sequence MPKSSMLRAADVRAIVKLVNECRDLGDDWWAWHRHCIGGLLELTDSELGLAGEGAVRNEEIGMISPPAMLGRPGFEADPSRILEVIHEYTLVPGASRFVSNYFARWREEDGVALTNRDLFGDREWHASVDMQTVGQAYGTDATILCCREIARAGAGSGELEDITLFREMGRRAYTERETTIVHETCAAITSLMGGPLARFREPSPADLPPRARQVLACFLEGDSDKQVARRLGISAHTVNQYAKRIFAHFGVQSRTELLARWIRRGWTHRPPDDLRGRE from the coding sequence ATGCCGAAGTCCTCGATGCTCCGGGCGGCCGATGTCCGCGCGATCGTGAAGCTCGTCAACGAGTGCCGCGACCTGGGCGACGATTGGTGGGCCTGGCATCGTCATTGCATCGGCGGCCTGCTCGAACTGACCGACAGCGAGCTCGGCCTGGCGGGCGAGGGGGCCGTGCGCAACGAAGAGATCGGAATGATCTCGCCGCCGGCGATGCTCGGCCGACCCGGCTTCGAGGCCGACCCGTCCCGGATCCTCGAGGTCATTCATGAGTATACTCTGGTCCCTGGCGCGTCCCGGTTCGTGAGCAATTACTTCGCGAGGTGGCGAGAGGAGGACGGCGTTGCCCTCACGAATCGGGATCTATTCGGGGACCGGGAGTGGCACGCTTCGGTGGACATGCAGACGGTCGGCCAGGCGTACGGGACGGACGCGACGATCCTCTGCTGCCGCGAGATCGCCAGGGCGGGCGCCGGGTCGGGCGAGCTCGAGGACATCACGCTCTTCAGGGAGATGGGGCGGCGTGCCTACACCGAGCGGGAGACCACGATCGTCCACGAGACCTGCGCGGCCATCACGTCGCTGATGGGCGGGCCCCTCGCTCGATTCCGAGAGCCCTCCCCCGCCGACCTGCCCCCCCGCGCCCGCCAGGTCCTGGCCTGCTTCCTGGAGGGGGACAGCGACAAGCAGGTCGCCCGGCGGCTCGGCATCAGCGCCCACACCGTGAACCAGTATGCGAAGCGGATCTTCGCGCACTTCGGCGTGCAGAGCCGCACCGAGCTCCTGGCCCGCTGGATCCGCCGCGGCTGGACGCACCGGCCCCCGGACGACCTCCGGGGCCGCGAGTGA
- a CDS encoding SGNH/GDSL hydrolase family protein, with translation MNVFRNTTRLATLALALVAAAPARAGDVYLSLGDSLAFGYDPSAPNYLTPSYGDQGFVGHFADVLAAVNGGVRPAVLNLGVVGEQSTSFFDPTALSPTGPPRAWQLNKNYDGTGGALSQNDLMLSSIASLHAAGDHIGAVTLIFGANDIFALLGSDAFKNADPAAQAMLIGQTITAALTNYGTVLTELKTVAPEARVFLPGYFNPFPAAIDPTDHALYDEVLGFFNPNLKALADNLGATYVDTYAPFVGHELEYTNIASGDFHPNAAGYAVIGSRLGAAAVPEPSGLISLATAIGAGAVAAAARRRASARRPAA, from the coding sequence ATGAATGTCTTCCGGAACACCACGCGCCTCGCGACGCTCGCCCTCGCCCTCGTCGCGGCCGCCCCGGCGAGGGCCGGGGATGTCTACCTCTCCCTCGGCGACTCGCTCGCCTTCGGCTACGACCCCTCGGCCCCCAACTACCTGACCCCGTCGTACGGCGACCAGGGCTTCGTCGGCCACTTCGCCGACGTCCTTGCCGCCGTCAACGGCGGCGTCCGCCCCGCGGTGCTGAACCTCGGCGTCGTCGGAGAGCAGTCCACCAGCTTCTTCGACCCGACGGCCCTCTCCCCGACCGGGCCGCCGCGGGCCTGGCAGCTCAACAAGAATTACGACGGGACGGGAGGGGCGCTCTCGCAGAACGACCTGATGCTCTCGTCGATCGCGAGCCTGCACGCCGCGGGCGACCACATCGGCGCCGTCACGCTGATCTTCGGGGCCAATGACATCTTCGCCCTGCTCGGCTCCGACGCCTTCAAGAACGCCGACCCCGCCGCCCAGGCGATGCTGATCGGCCAGACGATCACCGCCGCCCTCACCAACTACGGGACGGTGCTGACCGAGTTGAAGACGGTGGCCCCCGAGGCGCGGGTCTTCCTCCCCGGCTACTTCAACCCGTTCCCCGCGGCGATCGACCCGACCGACCACGCCCTCTACGACGAGGTGCTGGGCTTCTTCAACCCGAACCTGAAGGCCCTGGCCGACAATCTCGGCGCGACGTATGTGGACACTTACGCGCCGTTCGTCGGGCACGAGCTCGAGTACACGAACATCGCCTCGGGCGACTTCCACCCGAACGCGGCCGGCTACGCCGTCATCGGCAGCAGGCTGGGGGCCGCGGCCGTCCCCGAGCCGTCGGGCCTGATCTCGCTCGCGACGGCGATCGGGGCGGGGGCCGTCGCGGCGGCGGCGAGGCGACGGGCGTCGGCCCGGCGGCCGGCCGCCTGA
- a CDS encoding multidrug effflux MFS transporter, giving the protein MSVDELTSLPGAQAEAAAPATGIRFILLLGLLDAFGPLGIDMYLPAFPRIEQDLGVHGGAMKLTLSLFLAGLAIGQLICGPISDRVGRRVPLIWGSFAFAAASVLCAFTRSIETLILARFVMGLAGATGMVVARAVVRDTFDESESARVYSLLMLVIGIAPILSPSIGDWLMGFGGWGIIFWALAGFACVCGAAVVLDMPETHPADRRVREPLRSVVPHYLALAVDLRFLAYAAPAALALGLIFSYVASAPSLFMQGFGLSSRAFALIFAANAVGLIGSAQLNRRLARRYDTHSILRAAAAVNAAACLLLAALAWTGAGGVAGLVAAIFVSLSTLGVMMPNATAAVMAPYADRAGVASALLGMLQFAVGAVAGAAVGVFHDGTARPMAVAMAGCATLALLILLAGDRRGARQPA; this is encoded by the coding sequence ATGTCCGTTGATGAACTGACGAGCCTCCCGGGCGCCCAGGCGGAGGCCGCGGCGCCCGCGACCGGCATCCGCTTCATCCTGCTCCTCGGCCTGCTCGACGCCTTCGGGCCGCTCGGCATCGACATGTACCTGCCCGCCTTCCCGCGGATCGAGCAGGACCTGGGCGTCCACGGCGGGGCGATGAAGCTGACGCTCTCGCTCTTCCTGGCCGGGCTGGCGATCGGCCAGCTCATCTGCGGCCCGATCTCCGACCGCGTCGGCCGGCGGGTGCCCTTGATCTGGGGCTCGTTCGCGTTCGCGGCGGCCTCGGTGCTCTGCGCATTCACGCGGTCGATCGAGACGCTGATCCTGGCCCGGTTCGTGATGGGCCTGGCCGGGGCCACGGGCATGGTGGTGGCGCGGGCGGTGGTGCGCGACACGTTCGACGAGTCGGAGTCGGCGCGGGTCTACTCGCTCCTGATGCTCGTCATCGGCATCGCGCCGATCCTCTCGCCCTCGATCGGCGACTGGCTGATGGGGTTCGGCGGCTGGGGCATCATCTTCTGGGCGCTGGCCGGGTTCGCGTGCGTCTGCGGGGCGGCCGTCGTGCTGGACATGCCGGAGACGCACCCGGCGGACCGCCGCGTCCGGGAGCCGCTCCGCTCGGTCGTCCCCCACTACCTGGCGCTGGCCGTCGACCTCCGGTTCCTCGCCTACGCGGCCCCGGCGGCGCTGGCGCTCGGGCTGATCTTCTCCTACGTCGCCTCGGCGCCGTCGCTGTTCATGCAGGGCTTCGGCCTGTCGTCCCGGGCGTTCGCCCTGATCTTCGCGGCCAACGCCGTGGGCCTCATCGGGTCGGCCCAGCTCAACCGCCGGCTGGCCCGGCGGTACGACACCCACTCGATCCTCCGCGCCGCGGCGGCGGTCAACGCGGCGGCCTGCCTGCTCCTGGCGGCCCTCGCCTGGACGGGGGCCGGGGGCGTGGCGGGGCTCGTGGCGGCGATCTTCGTCAGCCTCTCCACGCTCGGCGTCATGATGCCGAACGCGACCGCCGCCGTGATGGCCCCGTACGCCGACCGCGCGGGGGTGGCCTCGGCGCTGCTGGGCATGCTCCAGTTCGCGGTGGGGGCCGTGGCCGGGGCCGCCGTCGGCGTCTTCCACGACGGGACGGCCCGGCCGATGGCCGTCGCCATGGCCGGGTGCGCCACCCTGGCGCTGCTCATCCTCCTCGCCGGCGATCGGCGGGGGGCCCGCCAGCCGGCCTGA
- a CDS encoding ankyrin repeat domain-containing protein, protein MAARWLPVRPDLDQLRNRAKDLLRRVRGGAPAALAELNEHHPRRLESTTAKLADAQLALARGYGVPSWPRLVLACRVVDAIWRDDVEALRLLILRHPRALHEMARGTERCNWGPPMSYAANLGRDRIIRMLRGLGAKDLDPALDRAILQGRIGTARQLLEMGARIPRGAAMGPAETLNADGLAFLLERDAEICDEAGDRLAPVALLLQTYGRNPAGKHRCLELLAAHGVALPDTPPMAIHRGRIDLLEAHVRRDPALLGRTFTHGEIYPPGLGCHGDESLASHGTPLGGATLLHMCIDYDEIEVARWLLGRGMDADARAAVDAEGFGGHTALFGAVVSAAHLPQKHRRLEDAPFARLLLEHGADPNARASLRKRLRGGEDESMHEYRDVTPVSWGERFHDRGWVSEPAIRLIRLAGGHG, encoded by the coding sequence ATGGCCGCACGCTGGCTCCCCGTCCGCCCCGACCTCGACCAGCTCAGGAACCGGGCGAAGGACCTGCTCCGCCGGGTCCGAGGCGGCGCCCCGGCCGCCCTCGCCGAGCTGAATGAGCACCATCCCCGCCGCCTCGAATCGACCACCGCGAAGCTCGCCGATGCGCAGCTCGCCCTGGCGCGGGGCTACGGCGTGCCGAGCTGGCCTCGCCTCGTCCTCGCCTGCCGCGTGGTCGACGCCATCTGGCGCGACGACGTGGAGGCGCTCCGGCTGCTCATCCTGAGGCACCCCCGGGCGCTGCACGAGATGGCCCGCGGCACCGAGCGCTGCAACTGGGGGCCGCCGATGTCGTACGCGGCGAACCTGGGCCGCGACCGGATCATCCGGATGCTCCGCGGCCTGGGGGCGAAGGACCTGGATCCCGCCCTGGATCGCGCGATCTTGCAGGGCCGGATCGGGACCGCGCGGCAACTCCTGGAGATGGGGGCGCGGATCCCCCGCGGGGCCGCGATGGGCCCGGCGGAGACCCTGAACGCGGACGGCCTGGCGTTCCTGCTGGAGCGGGACGCCGAGATCTGCGACGAGGCCGGCGACCGGCTCGCCCCCGTCGCCCTGCTGCTTCAGACCTACGGCCGGAACCCCGCCGGCAAGCACCGCTGCCTGGAGCTCCTCGCGGCGCACGGCGTCGCGCTGCCGGACACGCCCCCGATGGCGATCCATCGGGGACGCATCGACCTCCTCGAGGCGCATGTCCGGAGGGACCCGGCGTTGCTGGGTCGGACGTTCACCCACGGGGAGATCTACCCGCCCGGGCTGGGCTGCCACGGGGACGAATCGCTGGCGAGCCACGGCACGCCCCTGGGAGGGGCCACCCTGCTCCATATGTGCATCGACTACGATGAGATCGAGGTCGCGCGCTGGCTGCTCGGGCGGGGCATGGACGCGGACGCCCGCGCGGCGGTCGACGCCGAGGGTTTCGGCGGCCACACCGCGCTCTTCGGGGCCGTGGTCTCGGCGGCCCACCTGCCGCAGAAGCATCGCCGGCTGGAGGACGCCCCGTTCGCCCGCCTCCTGCTGGAGCACGGCGCAGACCCGAACGCCCGGGCGTCGCTGCGGAAGCGGCTCCGCGGCGGCGAGGACGAGTCGATGCACGAGTACCGCGACGTCACGCCGGTCTCGTGGGGCGAGCGGTTCCACGATCGGGGCTGGGTCAGCGAGCCGGCCATCCGGCTGATCCGGCTCGCCGGCGGGCACGGTTGA
- a CDS encoding alpha/beta hydrolase, whose protein sequence is MRAPGTAEKALIVGLVAAAIAVPRPPASRAGAVEDASEPAAAKHARSTPPPYPHAKVRRYDLGEGPRSYWIFEPAEPRPERAPVVVFLHGWFAVNPAFYGAWIDHLVRSGRTVVFPRYQNDVGTLPKDFLPNASAAIRDALDVLATGTGHVRPDFKDVAFIGHSAGGNLSAQLAALSSDAHSGVPEPRLVFALMPGEVLPAREPTLDRIPASTLLVVAVGEDDLLVGDIRGRQIFNEATSVPRSRKRYLLFRSDRHGYPPLLAEHAAPTGANDRLDTGEGLFRSFQMNLGSVNALDRAGFWRIADAALATASANQTFDDAIRDTDRFTHLGYWSDGRKVTPPLISDNPSSLPRVSLPNGIRLIPWSASARIDEASRETRVR, encoded by the coding sequence ATGCGCGCGCCAGGGACGGCCGAGAAGGCGCTGATCGTGGGTCTCGTCGCGGCGGCGATCGCCGTCCCCCGGCCCCCCGCGTCGCGGGCCGGGGCCGTCGAGGACGCGTCGGAGCCCGCCGCGGCGAAGCATGCCCGCTCCACGCCCCCGCCCTACCCCCACGCCAAGGTCCGGCGATACGACCTGGGCGAAGGGCCCCGCTCGTACTGGATCTTCGAGCCGGCCGAGCCGAGGCCGGAGCGGGCTCCGGTGGTGGTCTTCCTGCACGGCTGGTTCGCGGTGAACCCGGCGTTCTACGGCGCCTGGATCGACCACCTGGTGCGGTCCGGGCGCACGGTCGTCTTCCCGCGCTATCAGAACGACGTCGGCACGCTCCCCAAGGACTTCCTGCCCAACGCGTCGGCCGCGATCCGCGACGCCCTCGATGTGCTGGCGACCGGCACGGGCCACGTCCGGCCGGACTTCAAGGACGTGGCCTTCATCGGCCATTCCGCCGGCGGCAACCTCTCCGCGCAGCTCGCGGCGCTGTCCTCCGACGCCCACTCCGGGGTCCCCGAGCCGCGGCTGGTCTTCGCGCTCATGCCCGGCGAGGTCCTGCCGGCCCGCGAGCCGACGCTCGACCGGATCCCGGCGTCGACGCTCCTGGTCGTCGCCGTGGGCGAGGACGACCTCCTGGTCGGCGACATCCGCGGCCGCCAGATCTTCAACGAGGCGACGTCCGTCCCCCGATCCCGCAAGCGCTACCTGCTGTTCCGGTCGGACCGCCACGGCTATCCGCCGCTGCTGGCCGAGCACGCCGCGCCCACCGGGGCGAACGACCGCCTGGACACCGGGGAGGGCCTCTTCCGGTCGTTCCAGATGAACCTGGGCTCGGTCAACGCCCTGGACCGCGCCGGCTTCTGGCGGATCGCGGACGCCGCGCTCGCCACCGCGTCGGCCAACCAGACCTTCGACGACGCGATCCGCGACACCGACCGGTTCACCCACCTGGGCTACTGGAGCGACGGCCGCAAGGTCACCCCCCCGCTCATCTCCGACAACCCATCCTCCCTGCCCCGCGTCAGCCTCCCCAACGGCATCCGCCTCATCCCCTGGAGCGCCTCCGCCCGGATCGACGAGGCCTCCCGGGAGACCCGCGTCCGCTGA
- a CDS encoding sensor histidine kinase — protein sequence MESTNRTDAANPSIGATGGPPAAASMPADEARLREELNALRRQVVALQRISSLGVLAGGVFHELNNALTPIVNYAKLGLRNPDPAYRERALLRIQEAGQRAAAIAGGMLGLSRPGRDPNHRAAVDLNRLVDEVVLLVGKDLARHKVRLEVQMPARPYARVNPAQIQQVLINLLINARQAMPAGGVVTLRVAPDASGRLAELSVTDRGVGIAPEDLRRIFEPFFSTKAGPDDSGVGGTGLGLAVCRDIVEAHHGRLRAESRLGRGSTFTLVLPACPPPAAAATPRTGAA from the coding sequence ATGGAGAGCACGAACAGGACGGACGCGGCGAACCCCTCGATCGGCGCGACGGGCGGCCCGCCGGCGGCGGCCTCGATGCCGGCCGACGAGGCGAGGCTCCGCGAGGAGCTCAACGCCCTCCGCCGCCAGGTGGTCGCCCTCCAGCGGATCAGCAGCCTGGGGGTCCTCGCCGGCGGGGTCTTCCACGAGCTGAACAACGCCCTGACGCCGATCGTCAACTACGCCAAGCTCGGGCTGCGGAACCCGGACCCGGCCTACCGCGAGCGGGCCCTGCTCCGGATCCAGGAGGCCGGCCAGCGCGCCGCGGCCATCGCCGGCGGCATGCTCGGGCTCTCGCGCCCGGGGCGCGACCCGAACCACCGCGCGGCGGTGGACCTGAACCGGCTGGTGGACGAGGTGGTCCTGCTGGTCGGCAAGGACCTGGCCCGCCACAAGGTGCGGCTGGAGGTCCAGATGCCGGCCCGGCCGTATGCCCGGGTGAACCCCGCGCAGATCCAGCAGGTCCTGATCAACCTGCTCATCAACGCCCGCCAGGCCATGCCCGCCGGCGGCGTGGTGACCCTCCGCGTGGCCCCGGACGCCTCCGGGAGGCTCGCGGAGCTGAGCGTGACGGACCGCGGCGTCGGCATCGCGCCGGAGGACCTGCGGCGGATCTTCGAGCCCTTCTTCTCCACCAAGGCCGGCCCGGACGACTCCGGCGTGGGCGGCACGGGCCTGGGCCTGGCCGTCTGCCGCGACATCGTGGAGGCCCATCACGGCCGCCTCCGCGCCGAGAGCCGGCTGGGCCGGGGGTCCACCTTCACCCTGGTCCTCCCCGCCTGCCCGCCCCCCGCCGCCGCCGCCACGCCCCGGACCGGCGCGGCCTGA
- a CDS encoding sigma-70 family RNA polymerase sigma factor — MATAGGEPKGWARDLDLIAGSGGAVGLSDAELLGRFARGRGAEPAAEAAFETLVAKHGPMVLGVCRGVLGQAADADDAFQATFLVLVRKAGSGSVRVGDSLGPWLYGVARRVALKARAASRKRRGREAPAEAASDASRDRDGIDVEALDARPILYEELDRLPEKYRSPVVLCHLEGLSHEEAARRLDWPVGTVSGRLSRARDLLRSRLSRRGLGVSPALEAGMFLPRLSPPVPSPLLRSTVRSASAFLAGGTLPASVLTLTRGVIAAMFVHKLKIAALAGSSLALMTVAGAYAAGQIAARPAAQGPQRDIPGLPKGATRSQDGLVVLGNPDMKRPQLSLPTLSNDSIVAVAPRDRRSVTAMVIDDGAWQEYRAPEGTTLVPIMSADVLALMYTGDDVREVAALSTSSTSMVVEKPRGTWVRQPLRQPARGEIIPVLGQGMAYYHVDSDLYAYSATTNTWDTLHLDGAEPPRIALRRSDILAEQGDTLYVFSARRGKWSKGLKVPGTEPK; from the coding sequence ATGGCGACGGCCGGGGGAGAGCCGAAGGGCTGGGCGCGCGACCTCGACCTGATCGCCGGGTCGGGGGGCGCCGTCGGCCTGAGCGACGCCGAGCTGCTGGGGCGGTTCGCCCGGGGCCGCGGGGCCGAGCCCGCGGCGGAGGCGGCCTTCGAGACGCTCGTGGCCAAGCACGGGCCGATGGTCCTGGGGGTCTGCCGCGGGGTGCTCGGCCAGGCGGCCGACGCGGACGACGCCTTCCAGGCCACCTTCCTGGTCCTCGTGCGGAAGGCCGGCTCGGGCTCCGTCCGCGTGGGCGACTCGCTCGGCCCGTGGCTCTACGGCGTGGCCCGGCGGGTCGCGCTGAAGGCCCGGGCCGCGTCGCGGAAGCGGCGGGGCCGCGAGGCCCCGGCCGAGGCCGCGTCGGACGCCTCCCGCGACCGGGACGGCATCGACGTCGAGGCGCTCGACGCCCGGCCCATCCTCTATGAGGAGCTGGACAGGCTGCCGGAGAAGTACCGGTCGCCGGTGGTCCTCTGCCACCTGGAAGGGCTCTCGCACGAGGAGGCCGCGCGTCGGCTCGACTGGCCGGTCGGCACGGTCAGCGGCCGGCTCTCGCGGGCCCGGGACCTGCTCCGCTCGCGGCTCTCCCGCCGCGGGCTGGGCGTCTCCCCGGCCCTCGAGGCCGGCATGTTCCTGCCGAGGTTGTCCCCCCCCGTCCCATCCCCCCTGCTCCGCTCGACCGTCCGATCGGCGTCCGCCTTCCTCGCCGGGGGAACGCTCCCGGCCTCCGTCCTCACCCTGACCCGAGGAGTGATCGCCGCCATGTTCGTCCACAAGCTGAAGATCGCCGCCCTCGCCGGTTCGAGCCTCGCCCTTATGACCGTCGCCGGGGCCTACGCCGCCGGCCAGATCGCGGCCAGGCCCGCCGCCCAGGGGCCGCAACGGGATATCCCCGGCCTCCCGAAGGGGGCGACGAGGAGCCAGGACGGCCTGGTCGTGCTGGGGAACCCGGACATGAAGCGTCCCCAGTTGTCGCTCCCCACGCTGTCCAACGACTCGATCGTCGCCGTCGCGCCACGGGACCGCCGATCGGTCACCGCCATGGTCATCGACGACGGCGCCTGGCAGGAATACCGCGCCCCGGAGGGGACCACGCTCGTGCCGATCATGTCGGCCGATGTCCTGGCCCTCATGTACACCGGCGACGACGTGCGCGAGGTCGCCGCCCTCTCCACCTCATCCACGAGCATGGTCGTGGAGAAGCCGCGGGGGACCTGGGTCCGCCAGCCGCTCCGGCAGCCGGCCAGGGGCGAGATCATCCCCGTCCTCGGGCAGGGCATGGCCTATTACCACGTCGATTCCGACCTCTACGCCTACAGCGCCACGACGAACACCTGGGACACCCTGCACCTGGACGGGGCCGAGCCGCCCAGGATCGCCCTCAGGCGGTCCGACATCCTCGCCGAGCAGGGTGACACGCTCTACGTCTTCAGCGCCCGCCGCGGCAAGTGGAGCAAGGGGCTGAAGGTCCCCGGCACCGAGCCGAAGTGA